A window of Daucus carota subsp. sativus chromosome 2, DH1 v3.0, whole genome shotgun sequence genomic DNA:
cgggcactAATGCTAGTTGATAATTGATTACTTAAATTAATAGGagaacaaacaaaagaaatggACTATTGAATCAAGTTTTCTCCCATagctagttgagaaaccgcgcgttatGGTgggttataaatattatattaataatttaatattaatatttttaaaataaattaaatttacggcagcttataaaaattatattaataatttaaaattaatatttatagaataaaataaattttattttataaacatctcgatgcaatactaatattaatatataaaattgcaaaattgaattaaaattcatgagtgaagaaatgaaaataaaaatctgcatgtaattaacgattcaAAGCacgacaaattttaattttggttgTGTTTAGCATAGGTGCGTAAAAGCAGGGACGAAGCCAGCAAACATCCACAAGGGGGGCCAAAAAAATTTCTTCGGCACACTAAAATTTTTCGTTaacacaataaaatattcaatataaaataaatacaaaaatactagtaaaaaaaattatagtaaaacTTTGCGTTCTTTTAAATCaagatatcaaatatataattgtgtcaactaaaatatttagctatttatcttcaaatatatataagtataaaatatcaGGAAACTCATCATAATAACTCTAAGTTATACTGTTATCTTTAATTAGCAATTAATACAcattaaatgaaattatattatgaatagaagcaaataaattttaacaatACCTCAAAAACTACATATTATGCCTATTAACCTTACAAAAACAACATATGATTATTTAGAAGATGACAAGTTACAgtttaaacaagtaaaaatgTTACTTGGATGATGAAATTTGAATTGACGATGAGtaaaatcaatattaatattaatattaattaaaaaactgaTAATACACGAGGACTAAATCTATTTTACGATAATGAGAAGTGAGGTATAAGTTTCTGAGACCTCCACCAAAGattcttgtttttttaaaagaaccATATTGATGTTTAACTTTATCACATATTACattctacatttttttaaaaatagtataattgtatgtatattcatatatttgtttgtttttatttttaaatttggtctAATACATGAATTAGAGAAATCTAAGAATTAAAACGTTATTTtacaatgttaaatattttttaggagcgaacagatattttttttaggggggccaaatttttatatttatataattatgtagataaaatataatttttttcaaaattatataacacaAATTATAACATTATAGAAAACCTAGGGGGGCCATGGCCCCTTCTGGCCCCTATGTAGCTTCGTCCCTGCGTAAAAGTCCGaaagatattgagatgcaaTTCCGAAACCATCCCTAATTTTAATTGGGATATACATTATGTTCTATTTGTAGAAATATTAATCATCTCAGGACATATGAACTCCAATCCATTCACGGGTTTATTAGTGATTCCTTCCTTTTGGGATTGGTTGTCcgcaaaaaatatcaatttaaatccATGAGATCGCGGtgtataactacccttacttgcaagttgcaacaaccttaatttttttatactatATGTATAAACAGTCTTCAATTAAAAGGTGCTTGAACCGAACAAACAGATATTGTGAAAGTGTTACATGAATAATCTTTTTCTCTAtacaaattaaatcatataaaaattaacaacaaacatgtccgatgaacaaaacaaacattataaaagaataacgaacaaacatatatccctaaaaattaatttattgattttttcatCCATCAAGACTATATTGTTcccccgtgtttggatttgtcgactcccacattcGGCGAACTCTTACTCTATCAACCAATCATCTCTATCGCCATTCAAAGCATCTAGCATAGTGTAActtattattgtattagatggagaagacaaataatctaaaaaaaattgtgtatgTTAAATTTCATGATGTCTGACCTCAATTTATaggggttgatttgagaaaaggctgcttatcaaaaataatttctgttttttatatacaccttttccaaaaatatgatgatactaattctgatttgattttgatattttgaaaaaggtagttctgaaactttcttctaatatatctgaaactaagaaagacagtttttatttttgatttttttcattcaaaaaattcagaaaattagaaaaatcaaacGGAGCTTTCTAAGACACGCCACCTAAACGCCCCATGCTTctactttatataagtatattgatgattatcatgtttacatttttaatttttaaattaattatttatatatttatataaattaatattatatcttttgattgtatgatataattttatttaatttgattgaCCACAAATTTAAAACCTACAACTAAGCCGTGAGGAACTactggttttttttttgaagtagatagttagagcaactccaagagtTAGCTTCACCGGCTCCCTacaaaaatgattataatatacACTCTTAACCTATTTAGCATAAAATGAACGGAATAACTCCAACAGCTCCTCAACATCTTGTCTATCCATTATGATTGATGGTGAAGTAATAACAAAACATAGAGAAATATCAGAGGGGTAAGGAAATCAAGGGTAGGTTTTGAAGGgaaattaacaaatattatataaaattggtCTAGGAGTCAATATGTGCTCCTCTGTATTAAAGAGGCACTTGCAGCTCCTAACTTTTTAGGAGCGAATGAAGAGCCTGTTGGAGTCGAGTTTTCCATCAAATTCACTACAATATGACTTAAGAGGCAGCATAAGGAGTCTCTTGTTGTTGCTCTTACACCTTGTTCCCAAATCAGCAGGGCCTTAAGTTGGAGCGTTGGAGACGGTTGGTCACACAATGCATTTTCTTTTGGTAAATTTGTAAATAGTGTTTTTAAACAATACTTTTTAACTTAACGGTTGCTTTTGGAAAAGAAGGTTTTcccttatttttgaaaaagttgTTTTCCAATTCTTGTTGAAGTTGTCATAAATTTCATGATCTACCCTATTAAACAAACATTCATTTTTGGGTTAAAGTTTAAAATAACTTAAAACCGGGGTCAAAACGCCCCATTGAACAACCTCCTAATTAaacttatataaaataagaagtATTGAAAACTAGAGACATTATATTACTACCTATAGTAAATACAGATTTTAATGTGCACGTTCGTGAAAATCTGTtcagatttataaaataagaagcatttaaattttaaaactagaTAAATTGTATCATTTATCTTTAaagtttgttatttttatttccAAGTTGGTCTAAACAATTAATGGTTAAAATTTGCAAACAAATCATATAGATCACAACCAATAAGATATCGTAAAATATTCtaaatttgatattattaattatatctgaaagatatcaaaaatatattattaaatgacATAATATTTCTTCATAAATGCATATGTACATTTGATCACTATATAAGATCAAACAACACCTACAACATTATAACACAATTAGAGATTTCAAACTAAAGCAAAATGAATAGAATATTTGCTTATTCAATGTTGGTCATGTTAGTTATGAATATGGAGTTTTCACAAAGCTTATTTGTTGAACAAGATACAAGTAAGCattttttcaaattcattttttaaaattcattgataatttgtatttaaattccaAATTGACACTAAAATTTGACAATTTACATCCCTCATTTTAATAATTCtcgtttatataaaaaaaatttgtttgttaTATACAATGCATGTATTATTAGTTTCTAACGTTTACTGTTTTGATTTGACAGACAATAGACATAAAATGGATGAAATCAAGCTACCTGAGTTGTGTAATGACAAGATACCGTTAGATCAATGCATAGACAAACAAAAAGCTCAGAAACAATGCACATGGATATGCGTATTAAAACATGATAACAACCTAAAAGGCTCGGGTTGTCTCGATCAAAATTTTTGTAATTGTATGTATGattgttaaataaatttataaagtcAATTCAGATGAATATATTAAGTTGGAATTAAAACCTGGTGAAATAaacttatatttgaatatagaCATAATACATGATTTTACGATACATATCTTCTATAATATTATCTCATTGTTAATTAGAGGTGTCTTTCATTTTAGAAACATATATCTACACTATAcaattaaagccgaaacattaaaattttagttacgGCATGTTATCATTTTAAAAGTAGTATTATAGATTTATATTATCTATTCATACCATACCATATtgtatgatattattattctattaaaactgaaatataaattgatgttgcagaagttgcaagtcATATTTTCGTAactaatttgaaaaaatattatatgctttaaaaaattccaatttaacagtatttttgtaaataatttataaaaaattggtatatttataaacattcctttaaaattttataagtatttaccGAATGGTATACCATCTGTACATTTATTATCATGATTATGATATACaacttattattactatatttAAATGATTGTTACATGATGACCATCCATTCTATTATAACCGAGTATAAacaaattctaaattttaattttaatatagtatCCAATTCAAATCTACCCtctctttatatataatataatatcagtGGATATATATGGGTTGCAACCcacaatgaatttttttttaaaaaaaacaaagtgcactatcataatattttattttttattaaaaatgatttgttaagattgtaatttcataattaaaaactaattaaacgtaatttatgaaatctaacatccaaactcaaccaaattattaatatgaaatattatgggatccagaatagaatcatgcatatataatttgcacgataaatattacataaaatcatgttatttttaattaatatttattgttaaacatgttaaGTACCGtcattattcataataaaaggttaattagcttaaaattagaatttaattcaaattttaaatgcattatattatatacttatatataatacgcgaaagggagataatttggtcgcatggtcaaaagcttatcatccgttggatcgtatattgaacaaaaagcatcttagattagaacaaaattaacttctcttgtgtaaggcaactgatatgtacttacatgtttataattccttttccgaatccaaaacaaattcggtctttcacgtgtttataatttttttaattcaaaataaatatttcctaacaattttatttgtaaaatcatataaatcgcaccgtcacaatttttatataatatatattaaaattaataagcctgATTTATTTGAGGAACgtatacaaaaactttttcttaatccaaaacagatTTCaccacatgtttatgattccttttcttaattcaaaacaaattatgtttatcaattttaatttaaaaccatataaatttttagaaaaatacctaaatcacattataataattttaatataaaatacatttataaatataatctaatagaaatTGGCGTCaaatattcaactcaaaatatattagaatttgataaaaaaaatttaatactttgacatgatacatacgagaaaaagAATGGTTTTATTAcgatagtttatttgaagccattaaccgctgtgatgatgtatttacaacacttctaacttacaaacaaatcataatttcaaattttattttattgaaaattttaatttattatttataaattaaattttttcacaccatttaaaatatatttaaaacgtttataaataattcaactcaaaatatattagaatttgataaaaaaattttaatactttgacatgatacatacgagaaaaagAATGGTTTTATTAcgatagtttatttgaagccattaaccgctgtgatgatgtatttacaacacttctaacttacaaacaaatcataatttcaaattttattttattgaaaattttaatttattatttataaattaaattttttcacaccatttaaaatatatttaaaacgtttatagataattaaaaagctcccgtgccttgcacgggctataagctagtattatatatataatatcatcgATCAAAATCCATATTTAATGTGTCATGTCATCAGATCGAATATTGGTTCCAATTATTTTtcaacaaatttatataaatttaaatggcTTTCACAGGACTACTTCGAGAATGTCAAACAAAACAACATTAAAATAATTCCATATATGTGTAAATGGTCtaatagaaataaattttttcattaattactactccctctgtccccctgagttgtatacattgggggacggggacgcgacacggactttaatgctcctgcaaagtgtTGTTgtgtaatctatttttaaaatttttcttttctgaattaaagtttggatgttatatttttatacagaaaaagaaaatctcaaaaataagttacggaactctattttataagaacattgaaatgcgtgtcgagcagttaaaaagaaacgtatacaattaaatgggacagagggagtatttattataatattataatttatacgtacaagataaaaatataaataaaaaaattaaataaaaaaattctagtGAAACGTCCCAAAAGTTTTATTACGTAACTagtagaaaaaatattaattcaaatatatctGAGAATTGGATAAAGggttttttgcttttttttttgaagcgTGGTATTTGCGTTTTTTTTActaagtattattattattatcatcgcGTATAGTTGGGCAAGCTACCATATAATAAAACCCTAAcacaacatatattaaaaatatattatagcgTGTACTCTCCTCTCTGTACCACAGAAACCCTAGATCATCATCATGTCTGGTATGTACGGTCACGAAGGCGACGGATCTGCTCCTCCGTCTTACGGCGGCGGCGGATATGGAGGCGGAGGGGGATACGGAGGCAGCCGTGATGCTGGAGGTTACGGCGGAGGTAATAGAGGAGGTTACGATGGCAGTGGCGGCGGCGGAGGTTACGGCGGTGGCGGAGGTCGTGATGGCGGTGGAGGAGGTTATGGGAATCGAGGCGGCGGAGGTGGCAGAGGCGGCGGCGGCGGAGGATATGGTGGTAATTCACAAAGTAGAGGTAATTGCTGTGTTGTCAATTCATATCTGCGtgtgtatttttaaattatgttgtgAAAGTAATTTCTGTGaatgtataattaattttgtaattgtttaTTAGTTAGGTAGAGTTCGTGCTGTggttaaaattgattttaatggAAGTAATTTGTGTGTCTGTTTATTAGATTGTTAAACTGATTAGCCACAGAGAGTCACTGTTGTGCTTGAAGTTGAAGAAAGTGATTTTAAAGTCGGGTACTGGTTTGGGATGACAGATGTCTGTGTTTTCTTAATTATGATTTTTAGGTGGTGGATATCAAGGGGGAAGTGGTGGCAGAGGAGGTGGCCGTGGCGGTGGAGGAAGTGGCAGGGACGGAGATTGGCGTTGCCCTAATGCCAGGTATCGGGTTGTTCTTGAGGATCTGTTATACTTTTTCTGTACACTGAATTCTTTTGCTTATTCTAAACGTTGTTGACTTTGCTAATTGTTTGATTAGTTTTCAGAAAAACTATTGTTTAAAGTTATTGCAATGTATCCTCAAAATTTTTCTATTTGAGCTGAAAATATATGCAACTGGTGTGTTTATTTTTACTtgatttttggaatttttatgttattttttcgtTTGTTTTATTGAGACTTACATATGTGTGTTTAGCTGTGGGAATATGAATTTTGCGAGAAGAGACAAGTGTAACAAGTGTGGTGCACCGTCTCCGGCTGGTCCTGGTGATAGTCATGGCAGTGACGGTGGCAATTACAgcagaggtggtggtggtggtgggagATATGGTGATAGCAGAGGTAAAGGTGATAACTATGACAGTGGGAGAGGTAGTGCGTCTTATGGAGGAAGAGACGGGGGTGGTTATAATCAAAGCGCTCCATCTTATGGTGGCTCTGGCAACAACTACCCACCACCATCGAACTCTTACAATGCGAACCCTATTTACGATGCTGATAATGCAGTTCCTCCACCGACAAGCTATACTGGTGGGCCTACATCGTATCCTCCATCATATGGCGCTTCTACTGGTTATGGGGGTGATGCTAATTCTGACTCTCGTGGTGGTGGTCGGGGTGGACCACCTGGTGGGCAACGTAATGATGGTGGTCTGTATGGCGCTCCTCCTGTAACTGAAGAAAAAGTGAAGCAATGTGATGATAAATGTGATGATACCTGCGACAATGCTAGAATTTACATATCTAATTTGCCTCCGGATGTCACCGTTGATGAACTGCAAAATCTCTTTGGAGGAATTGGACAAGTAATTTACACTGCTCTCTTTTTAATATAACTTCTACTCAATCTTTTACTTGACATATGTAATGGTTTAGTTCATCTTGTTCATAATTGAAGTGTGTACAATTGTTCAAGAACATTTTAGTTTTATCCTGGATCATGGCTACCAGTGATATCGAACTCTTTTTTACAATTAGAAAACAAAGCTTGCTATGAATCGCTAACATTGAAATCTTTTACTTGTTTGTGCTAGTATGTTTACTTTTGATTATATTGTGCCATTGGGAGTGTTAATACAGGTGGCACTTTTTATATTTAGGTTGCAAGAATCAAGCAAAAGAGAGGCTACAAGGATCAGTGGCCCTGGAACATTAAAATATACACAGATGAAAAAGGAAAATCCAAAGGCGATGGTTGTGTAGTCTATGAAGATCCTTCTGCAGCCCATTCTGCTGGGGGCTTTTTTAATAGtatatcttgagcagattttatCTCTTCTTTCTAAAAGTATAATCTTTTTGTTAAGTTCTTATAGTAGTTTGTTTTTATCAGATTATGAAATGAGAGGCTATAAAATCACTGTTGGAATGGCTGAGAAGTCGGCACCAAGACCTGCTCCTGCACATGGTCAAGGGTAAATATCCTCcattatcattttttattaagTTTGCGAGTATTTGTCTTTCCCAACCTTGTTTATGGTCTGTTGTGTTATTTACGTTTATGCTAAGGTTTTTTCTGTTGGTTTGGTTACTGAATGTGCGGCATTGTGAATATGTGAACTATACCAAATATCTGGGGTTCGACAATTttaagtttataattttttgttttcatgGAGATTAGACATGAAATGATGGGTGTGATGAGTCGGCTGTTATCTAATAGGTCATTTAGCAGTTACCTATCTTAAATACTGTTTGTGACTTTAAATTTGAAGATTCTCATTTGCATGTACTTACTAGATATGTGCGACCTATgtctaaaaaaatttaacagcAATTAGCTTCGCGACTTATGACTAAAGACATTTGACAGCAATTAGCTGATCTTTTGAAAGTTGAAACAAGCTAAACATTCTGTACAGTTTAAAATCATCAACTAACATACTTGATGAATTATATGTGCAAAAACATAATGAGTTAAACATTCAGGTCTTGAGCTATTAAATGACTACTAGGACTGCAAAGTTCTTAAAATCAACTTAGATGGACAAATGAGATTCTGCAAACTGTTTGACTTCTGACCAGACGATTGATCTTGTGCATTTGAATCCTTAATAAATAAAGCTAAATATGTTCTTTCATTCTTATCAATGTTATGTTTTTTTGTTGGGAATATGGTTTGACATGTCAAATTGCATTTGGTTTCTCCACATTGTACTAATTTAGGGTTATCTCTATTATGGAGCAAAGGGTAAAATTGTATGCTGTGTATTGAATCCTAGATATCTGTGTTAAAattgtttctttgttttaatttctCGACATCAGTGCCATGattattttcctttttatgCTGAAATACTTGGATCTGTTTGTagaaaatgattatttttttttttttaaaaaagacgAGAGATGGTAGCTATGGCAGACCTCCACTAATGTAAGAGGGGAAGGGTTTATGTTGTAGTGGGTGTCTGCTGATGATTTATTGggttatcaaattttttaaacacAAATTGAAACATGGGCTTAACAATTGGTGGACGAACACAGCCTCTGTCCCACAAGTacatactctctctgtcccattcaattgtatacggtactttttggcacgctttttaaggctcctttaaagtatagtttcataatattttttaacttcttttcctgaataaaagtttgatgttttaatttttattcaaaaaaataaaattttgaaaaaacattaagtaactactccctccgtccccctgagttgtatacattgggggacggggacgcggcacggactttaatgctcctgtaaagtgtagttgtgtaatttatttttaaaattttctttttctgaattaaagtttggatgttatatttttattcagaaaaagaaaatctcaaaaataagttacggaactatattttataagagcattgaaatgcgtgtcgagcagttgaaaagaaacgtatacaattaaatgggacagagggagtatactttataggagcctcgAAATGCGTGCAAAAAGTGAACGTATACTACTCagaggaacggagggagtatatataatgttatataatattattcggCTTGACCCGAGAATGACCCATATTTTCAGTTTCAATTTTAATCGTCTTGAAACCAACCCAAAACTCAGCCTAATTCGTATTTTCCATGTCTGGGTTAGGGTCGTGTTCAATTTGGCCAGCCCTAGTAAGTGACAATATTATTATGGTGGAGTATTAGTTTTGTATGTATATCAATAATAATTTGATATTCCCATTTGAAgtactattatattttttcaactCGTTGCTCATCAAAATGTGGTCCAATTACCTAAAACTTTAAAGTCTATAAGCTAGTTAACCAC
This region includes:
- the LOC108209269 gene encoding transcription initiation factor TFIID subunit 15b, which codes for MSGMYGHEGDGSAPPSYGGGGYGGGGGYGGSRDAGGYGGGNRGGYDGSGGGGGYGGGGGRDGGGGGYGNRGGGGGRGGGGGGYGGNSQSRGGGYQGGSGGRGGGRGGGGSGRDGDWRCPNASCGNMNFARRDKCNKCGAPSPAGPGDSHGSDGGNYSRGGGGGGRYGDSRGKGDNYDSGRGSASYGGRDGGGYNQSAPSYGGSGNNYPPPSNSYNANPIYDADNAVPPPTSYTGGPTSYPPSYGASTGYGGDANSDSRGGGRGGPPGGQRNDGGLYGAPPVTEEKVKQCDDKCDDTCDNARIYISNLPPDVTVDELQNLFGGIGQVARIKQKRGYKDQWPWNIKIYTDEKGKSKGDGCVVYEDPSAAHSAGGFFNNYEMRGYKITVGMAEKSAPRPAPAHGQGGGRGGGGGRGGYGGGGRRDNYGGPDRNNRGGNRSNPY